One segment of Aggregicoccus sp. 17bor-14 DNA contains the following:
- a CDS encoding MarC family protein has translation MSEYVSLFLVSLSAVFFVVDPIGVVPLFLAMTANDPREKIRRTAARACLVAGGLILFFALFGGIIFKVFSVSLGAFRVAGGILLLITALDMLRARTSETRTTPGETLAGAGKEDIAIVPLAMPLLAGPGAIATVMVLMAKGRTLASAIPVLLAVVLTFLSAYVILRAAGLVQRVLGQSGVAILERVMGLILAAIAVQFMADGARELMGL, from the coding sequence ATGTCCGAGTACGTCTCCCTCTTCCTGGTCTCGCTCTCGGCGGTGTTCTTCGTCGTGGACCCCATCGGCGTGGTGCCGCTGTTCCTCGCGATGACGGCGAACGACCCGCGCGAGAAGATCCGCCGCACGGCGGCGCGCGCGTGCCTGGTGGCCGGCGGGCTGATCCTCTTCTTCGCCCTCTTCGGCGGCATCATCTTCAAGGTCTTCTCGGTGTCGCTCGGGGCCTTCCGCGTGGCCGGCGGCATCCTGCTGCTCATCACCGCGCTGGACATGCTGCGCGCGCGCACCTCCGAGACGCGCACCACGCCGGGCGAGACGCTCGCGGGCGCCGGCAAGGAGGACATCGCGATCGTGCCGCTGGCGATGCCGCTGCTCGCGGGGCCGGGCGCCATCGCCACCGTGATGGTGCTGATGGCCAAGGGCCGCACGCTGGCGAGCGCCATCCCGGTGCTGCTCGCGGTGGTGCTCACCTTCCTCTCGGCCTACGTCATCCTGCGCGCCGCGGGGCTGGTGCAGCGGGTGCTGGGCCAGTCCGGCGTGGCCATCCTCGAGCGCGTGATGGGGCTCATCCTCGCCGCCATCGCCGTGCAGTTCATGGCGGACGGCGCGCGCGAGCTGATGGGACTCTAG
- a CDS encoding polyprenol monophosphomannose synthase — protein sequence MNPALVCIPTYNERENLEPIVRAVLAADPRVDILVVDDNSPDGTGQVADALAAELPRVRVLHREKKQGLGRAYLHAFRWALAEPYAYVIEMDADFSHDPRYLPTLLDTAMAGADLVLGSRYVPGGGTVNWGVGRKLLSRGGSLYARSILGVRVRDLTGGFKCFSRRVLEALDLDAVGSSGYGFQIELTYRTLRKGFRVQEVPIVFEDRRVGKSKMSRRIFLEALTMVWKLRLTV from the coding sequence ATGAATCCTGCCCTGGTCTGCATCCCCACCTACAACGAGCGCGAGAACCTGGAGCCGATCGTGAGAGCCGTGCTCGCCGCGGACCCTCGCGTGGACATCCTCGTGGTGGACGACAACTCGCCGGACGGCACCGGGCAGGTGGCGGACGCGCTCGCCGCGGAGCTGCCGCGCGTGCGCGTGCTGCACCGCGAGAAGAAGCAGGGGCTGGGCCGGGCCTACCTCCACGCGTTCCGCTGGGCGCTCGCCGAGCCGTACGCGTACGTCATCGAGATGGATGCGGACTTCAGCCACGACCCGCGCTACCTGCCCACGCTGCTGGACACGGCGATGGCGGGCGCGGACCTGGTGCTGGGCAGCCGCTACGTGCCGGGGGGCGGCACGGTGAACTGGGGCGTGGGCCGCAAGCTGCTCAGCCGCGGCGGCTCGCTCTACGCGCGCTCCATCCTCGGCGTGCGGGTGCGCGACCTCACGGGCGGCTTCAAGTGCTTCTCGCGGCGGGTGCTCGAGGCGCTGGACCTGGATGCGGTGGGCAGCAGCGGGTACGGCTTCCAGATCGAGCTCACGTACCGCACGCTGCGCAAGGGCTTCCGGGTGCAGGAGGTGCCGATCGTGTTCGAGGACCGGCGGGTCGGGAAGTCGAAGATGAGCCGGCGCATCTTCCTCGAGGCGCTGACCATGGTGTGGAAGCTGCGCCTGACGGTGTGA
- the lpxB gene encoding lipid-A-disaccharide synthase: MAAPSQILVVCGEASGDAHAAELVAALQERRPELTFFGMGGSRLGARGVELLYGAHEVSVMGITEVLPKIPRILQVMRGLAEAAAERRPACAILVDIPDFNLRLAAKLKALGIPVVYYVSPMIWAWRRGRVKTIARLVDRMLCILPFEEAFYREAGVSARYVGSPVLEQVPAPASAGEFRERLGLTQAPTLALLPGSRMSEIRRILPAMVGAARTLVQERPGLQVVVPVAPTVAREEILQRFEGSGVTPVLVEGRAPEVVGASDAAIVASGTAVLEAGLMQRPLVVVYRVSLITYWVGRMLLKVAHVALVNLLAGRRLVPELLQGDMTPERIAGEVRQVWMPGAPREQMLQGLAEVRGTLGSVGAAHRAADAVLELLPPAPAALPE, encoded by the coding sequence ATGGCTGCTCCCTCTCAGATCCTCGTCGTGTGCGGCGAGGCCTCCGGTGACGCCCACGCTGCCGAGCTGGTGGCCGCGCTGCAGGAACGGCGCCCCGAGCTGACCTTCTTCGGCATGGGTGGTTCCCGACTCGGGGCGCGCGGCGTGGAGCTGCTCTACGGGGCGCACGAGGTGTCGGTGATGGGTATCACCGAGGTGCTGCCGAAGATCCCCCGCATCCTGCAGGTGATGCGCGGGCTCGCCGAGGCGGCGGCCGAGCGCCGTCCCGCCTGCGCCATCCTCGTGGACATCCCGGACTTCAACCTGCGGCTCGCGGCGAAGCTGAAGGCCCTCGGGATTCCGGTCGTCTACTACGTGTCCCCGATGATCTGGGCCTGGCGCCGGGGGCGCGTGAAGACGATCGCCCGCCTGGTCGACCGGATGCTCTGCATCCTCCCCTTCGAGGAGGCCTTCTACCGGGAGGCCGGAGTGAGCGCGCGGTACGTGGGCAGCCCCGTGCTCGAGCAGGTGCCGGCGCCGGCGAGCGCCGGCGAGTTCCGCGAGCGGTTGGGCCTGACCCAGGCGCCCACGCTCGCCCTGCTGCCCGGCAGCCGGATGAGCGAGATCCGCCGCATCCTGCCGGCCATGGTGGGTGCGGCGCGCACGCTGGTTCAGGAGCGACCCGGGCTGCAGGTGGTGGTGCCGGTGGCACCCACCGTGGCGCGCGAGGAGATCCTCCAGCGCTTCGAGGGCAGCGGCGTGACCCCGGTGCTGGTGGAGGGCCGGGCGCCGGAGGTGGTGGGCGCGAGCGACGCGGCAATCGTGGCCTCGGGCACCGCGGTGCTCGAGGCGGGCCTGATGCAGCGGCCGCTGGTGGTGGTCTACCGCGTGTCGCTCATCACCTACTGGGTGGGGCGCATGCTGCTCAAGGTCGCGCACGTGGCGCTGGTGAACCTGCTGGCCGGCCGGCGGCTGGTGCCGGAGCTGCTGCAGGGGGACATGACGCCCGAGCGCATCGCGGGCGAGGTGCGGCAGGTGTGGATGCCGGGCGCGCCGCGCGAGCAGATGCTGCAGGGGCTCGCCGAGGTGCGGGGCACGCTGGGCAGCGTGGGCGCCGCGCACCGGGCGGCCGACGCGGTGCTGGAGCTGCTGCCTCCGGCGCCCGCCGCGCTGCCAGAATAG